In Rhodococcus qingshengii JCM 15477, the sequence TGTAGCCGTCATAGGTAGCGGCGGAATCGCGCGGGACCACGTCAGCGCCTTGGCGCGCATCCCGTCGGTCGAAGTCGCCTACGTATTCGGCAGTGACTTGGACCGGGCCGCATCGGTTGCGGCGTTGGCGCCGAGCGCGAAGGCCAGTACCGATCTGGCGAAGATTCTCGCCGACCCGAGCGTGCAGGCGGTCAACGTCGTCGGGGCCACTCCCGACCACGCACCCGTGACGATAGCCGCGGGCCGCGCGGGAAAGCATGTGCACGTGGAGAAGCCGGCCGCGCTGACAGTCGCGGACTTCGACGCGATGGTCGAGGCCACCGAAGGTAACGGCACCTCACTGATGGTCGGACAGACCGTACGATTCCAGCCGTCGATCACCTCGATCGGAAACTCGGTTGCACAAGGTGCCATCGGCGACCCCCGGTTGATCCATCTCAGTTGGTACACCGGCCATGTCTGGCCAGGGGGCTGGCGAGGCTGGCAACACGACAAGGAACGTTCGGGTGGTCACCCCGTTCACAACGGAACCCACGCACTCGATCTGGTGACGTGGCTGATCGGTCGTCGTCCGACCCGTGTGTTCGCTCGTAGTTTCCCCACCTTCGCGGCGGGGATGCCCGTGCACGACAGCTTCCATCTGACCGTTCGCTTCGAGGACGGATCGCTGGC encodes:
- a CDS encoding Gfo/Idh/MocA family protein, which gives rise to MTVRVAVIGSGGIARDHVSALARIPSVEVAYVFGSDLDRAASVAALAPSAKASTDLAKILADPSVQAVNVVGATPDHAPVTIAAGRAGKHVHVEKPAALTVADFDAMVEATEGNGTSLMVGQTVRFQPSITSIGNSVAQGAIGDPRLIHLSWYTGHVWPGGWRGWQHDKERSGGHPVHNGTHALDLVTWLIGRRPTRVFARSFPTFAAGMPVHDSFHLTVRFEDGSLALIELAYALPQSGKMVRRIVVSGTSGTLAHDTGDDPGLMTDTTNAPPSSIEDAMSHQMRHWIATLDGSASPIVENWQVRAALATAIAAQQSLDTGRAVSIGENQ